TTGATCGAGCGCGCCCTCGCCTCCTTGACCGCCGACGGCCAGTTGCTGGCCTGCCATTGGCGCCCGCTTATCGAAGGCTGCCCGCAAACCGCCGAGCAGGTGCATGCCTTGCTTGGGCAACGGCTGGGTATGCCCCTGCTCGCCAGCCACCACGAACACGATTTCCTCCTCGACCTGTGGAGCCGCGACGGCACTTCGGTCGCCAGCCTCGAGGGCCTGCGATGATCGGCATTCTGATCCCGGTACACAACGAACAAGCGCTGTTGGCCGAGTGCCTGGACGCCGCGATCATCGCCGCCGGCCACCCTGGTTTGCTGGGCGAAGCGGTCCAGATCCTGGTGGTGCTCGACAGTTGCAGCGATGGCAGTGCGGCCATCGCCCAGGCGTACCCGGTGCGACACTTGGAAGTCCAGGCTCGTAATGTTGGCCACGTACGCGGCGTGGGCGCGCGGTACCTGCTCAACCAAGGCGCGCGCTGGATCTCCTGCACCGACGCCGACAGCCGCGTCGCGCCCGACTGGTTAGTGGCTCAGTTGGCGCTGAATGCCGATGCCGTGTGCGGGACGGTCACGGTAGATGCCTGGAGCGAAGGATTCGACCCCGCCGCACAGATCCGCTATCACCAGGACTACCGCGCGCAGGACGGGCACCGGCATATCCACGGCGCCAACCTGGGCGTGAGTGCCGGCGCGTACATCCGCGCCGGTGGCTTCGAGCCCTTGGCCTGCCATGAGGACGTGCAATTGGTGCGCAGCCTGGAACGCTGCGGCGCGTCCATTGCGTGGAGCCACGCCCCGCAAGTGATAACCAGTGCCCGCTTGGAGTCCCGCGCCCAGGGAGGGTTCGGCGACTACTTGAAAAGCCTGATGCACGCGTCGTGAAAAAATCCAGATTGCAAAATGTAAAAGCAGACAATCCTTGTCTATGCTGATGACGCCTTGCTGGTCATTCAGGGTTGAATGACCGCGCACTCACCACTGCGGAGTCTGTGGTGAATAAATAGAGTCGTCCCGTCAACGAGGCACGACCCAGCATCAATCGACAAGGATGTAATGCCAATGAAGCCTGCCTCCCTCAGTGAAGGCCGTCGCGGCCCCGCGCAAATCTGGAACAGCGCCCCGCAACTGGTGCAAGTCCCACCTATCTCTGCCACTTCGCTGGTCCCTGCGGGGGCGCGCGTGGTGGTCATCGCGCCCCATCCCGGCGACGAAGTGCTGGCCTGCGGCGGTATGCTGCAACTGCTCAGTACCCTGGAATACCCCCTGCAACTCATCTCCATTACCGACGGCAGCGCCAGCCACCCCGGCTCCCATCTGTGGCCAGCCAGCCGTTTGAGTGTGGTGCGGCCCCAGGAAAGCGCCGAGGCGCTGCGCCGCCTGGGCTTGCCCATGCACAGCCTGAAGTGGATTCGCGGCGGTTTTTGCGACAACGCCCTGGCGGCCCGTGAACCGCAACTGAGCCCCTTTATCGCGCGTTACCTGCAACCAGGCGATGTGGTGTTTACCACCTGGCGCAACGACGGCAACCCAGACCACGACGCCGTCGGCCGCGCCAGCGCCAAGGCGTGCAACCTGGTGGGTGCGCAGTTGTATGAGCTGCCGATCTGGGCCTGGCACTGGCCCGCACGCGAAGGTGCGCTGATCCCCTGGCAACGCGCACGCAAGGTGCGCCTGAACACCTGGAGCGTGGCGCGCAAACTCCATGCGGTCCATGCGTTTGCCAGCCAGTTGGTGGGGGACCCCGCGATCGGCCTGCCACCGATACTGGCCCAGGTGTTGCTGGAGCGGATACGCGACCCTTACGAAATCGTGTTCGCCTGACAGCACACACGTCTGTACCTGTTATTTCTCACAGTAGCGGCCGCGAGGGTGTGCGGCTAAGGTGCAAAAAGTGCTGCACCGGTTCAGGTGCAGTCGAGAAAGCCATGCCAACCCTTTGCATTGGCCGGTGTTTTCAGATTCAGGTAGCCCGTCGTCCCTGGTCCGTATCGCGTTTGTTGTTGCCATGGTCTTTAACCGTGCCTGTCACCCGGCACCGTGGAGATAGGTTGCACTGCGCGAGGATGGATCATGAGCAAACGACTTCCCCCCTTGGCTTGCCTGGGCGTGGCCATCGCTGCAACGTCCTGGTTGGCTGCCTGGCCTGGCAGTACACAGGCCTGCACGTTGACCGTCACACCAGGTGACGACGTGATTAACTGCAACAGTGGCGCAGCCGGCGCGCTTGTGGACACGCAGGGCAACAACAGCCTGACTTTCTCCTCCGGCAACGGCAGCGTGACCGGAGTGACCTATGGCGCCGGAAACGACCTGATCGAGCTCAATACACCGGATGCCGTGATTGGTGTCGGCGGCGTCAGCATGGGGGATGGCGCGAATATTTTCCGGCTGTTCCAAGGGCAGGTCCAATCACTGGTAATCCAGGGCGCTGGTGCCGATATCGTGCAAGTCAGCGGCGGACAAGCCCGAGCCATCAACCAGGGCGCCGGCGCCGACAGCGCCGCCATCAGTGGGGGTACGATCCTGTCGCTGGCACAAGGGGATGGCATCGATGTGTTTACGATGAGCGCCGGTACCATCACGGGGGCCTTTGAGGATGGTGACCAAGCGCTGATGACCGGCGGTAGCATCGGCCGCGTCGACATGAAACTCGACAACAACGTCTTTGATATGCGCGGCGGAACCATCATCGGCAACCTCGTCGCCGGTTTCGGCAACGATACGATCCTGGTGTCAGGCACCAGTTACATTGGCGGCAACATCAGCGTCAGTGGGGGTACCGACATTATTAAAATCACCGGCGGTACGGTGAACGGGCAAATTCTCGCCAGCTTTGGCGAGGACCAATTGGAGTGGGATGGAGGCGGCGAGATCCACTCGTTTGTATTGATGGGCGGCGATAACGATACGGCGCTGCTGAAGAACCTGACAGAAGCCCTCGTAGCCCCCACCCCCCTGGTGGACGGCGGCCTGGGGACCGACATCTTGACCTTTGACAACACCAAGGTCAGCACGCCCGAGCGCTATGCCAACTGGGAAACCGTGAACCTGGATAACAACTCGCAACTGACCCTCGGCGGTACCTTCACCCTCGGTGATACCGGCACCGGCACGGGCACCCTGAACGTGCATGGCGCCAGTGCATTGCTGGTCAGCACGGGCGTGATCAACCCGTTCACCACTGGCCAACTGGCGACCTTGAGCAACAGCGGACTGATCGACATGACCACCGCCAGCGCCAGCACCACTGACACCCTCACGGTCAATGGTAACTACACCGGCACTGGTGGCCAGCTCGCGCTGCAAAGTGTATTGGGTGGCGACGGTTCGCCCAGCGACAAACTGGTGGTCAGCCAAGGGACGATGCAAGGCAGTACCAGCATCCGCGTGACCAACCTCGGCGGTGCCGGGGCGGCCACCCTGCAAGATGGCATCCAAGTGGTGCAGGCACTCAACGGCGCCACCAGCAGTGGCACCGCGTTTTCGCTCGGCGCACCGGTGTCTGCCGGGGCGTTCGACTATTACCTGTTCAAGGGCGGTGTAACGGCCGGTACCGCAGAAAACTACTACCTGCGCTCGACCATTCCTGTGGTGCCGCCGGACCCGGTGATTATCGTGCCGCTGCCAACCCCCGTCCCTGGTGAACCACCGCTGCCGACCAACCCCGGAACCACCCCGATTCCTATCTATCGCCCGGAAGTGCCGCTTTATGCCGCGCTGTTCCCAGCCGCGCAGCAGATGGTGCTGGGTATGCTCGGCACCTTTCACCAACGCATGGGCGACCAGCGCCAGCAACAGCAAACCGGCACGTTGCCGGCGGGTTGGGGCCGGGTCTATGGCAGCAGCAGTCGTCAGAGTTTCGCGGGAACGGTCAACCCAACGCTGGACAGCTCGGTGACGGGCTTCCAGGTCGGTAGCGATGTGTACGCCAGCGCAATGGGCGATGGTCAGCAGCGCATGGGGTTCTTTGTCGGCCATAGCCGCCTCAAAGGCACGGTCAAGGGCTTCAACGGCGGCAGGCAAGGCAAGGATGCTGGCAAGACCACCTTGCGTGGAGACAGCCTGGGGGTTTACTGGACGCTGATCGGCGCCAACCAGGCCTACCTTGACCTGGTGTTGATGGGCACGCGCTTCAACGGCAACAACGAATCGGACCGTGGCGTGAAGATGGACACCCACGGGCATAACGTTACCGCGTCCGCCGAAGTCGGCTGGCCAATTCCGGTGAGCAGCCATTGGGTCGCAGAGCCCCAGGCACAAGTGATCGTCAGCAAGACCCGGCTGGACAGCCAGAACGACGGTGTTTCAGATGTGTCCTATGACGCCGATACCAGCCTCACCACGCGCCTGGGAATCCGCCTGCGCGGCAACTATCAGGTGCGTGGCATGCCGCTGCAACCCTATGTGCGGGCCAATGTCTGGCACAACAGCGCCGGGCAGAACACCGTCACGTTTGCCGACGTCACTCACATCGACACCGAGCAGAAGTCCACCACCCTGGACATGAACGTCGGGGCCACGCTGCAGGTGGCCACGGGCATCAGCCTGTACGGTGAAGCGGGCTACAACCGCAACCTGGACAGCAACACCTTCAACGGTCGCCAAGTGACGGCTGGCCTGAGAATTGAGTTCTGATCTGGTAGGCAATCGCCAGCCAGACAAACCAGGCCGGCATCACGCACAGCGCCAGGCGTGTGTCCGGCCGTAACGCCAACAGGCAGAGCACAAAGACGAGGAACGCCAGGGAAAACCACGCCATCGGCACCCCGCCAGGCATTTTGTAGAGGGAGGTCGCGTGCAGGTCCGGGCGTTTCTTACGGTAGGCGATGTAGGACGCGAGGATGGTCGACCAGGTGAAAATCACCAGGATCGCCGACACCGTCGACACGATGGTGAAAGCGGTCATCACCTCCGGCACCACAAACAGCAACACCAGGCCCAACAGCATCAGCAGCGTGGTAAACGCCAGGCTGATAAACGGCACGCTGCTGCTCGACAGCCGCCGGAAGATACCCGGCGCGTCGCCCAGATCAGCCAAGCCGAACAACATGCGGCTGGCGGAAAACACCCCACTGTTGGCCGAGGATGCCGCCGAGGTGAGCACCACGAAATTGACGATCCCCGCCGCTGCCGGAAACCCCGCCACCAGGAACAATTCAACGAACGGGCTTTTGCTCGGCGACACCTGCTGCCATGAGGTCACCGCGATAATGCACGTCAATGCCAGCACGTAGAACAGGATAATCCGCAGCGGGATCGAGTTGATCGCCTTGGGCAAAGTCTTCTCCGGCGCGCGGGTTTCGGCGGCTGCCGTGCCGATCAGCTCGGTGCCGGCAAAGGAAAAGATCGCCATCTGGAACCCGGCAAAAAAACCGAACAGGCCGTTGGGAAACGCTGCTTGTTTGTCCAACAAGTGGCTCAATGACGCCGTGACCCCGGTGGGCGAAACAAACGAGCTGGCGATCAGCACCACACTCACGCCAATCAGCGTGACCACGGCGATGATCTTGATGATCGCGAACCAGAACTCCACTTCGCCAAACAGCCTGACCGTCAGCACATTCAACGCAAACAGCGTCAACAACATGCCCACGGCCGGCATCCAGGCGGGTACATCGGCAAACCAATACTGGAAAAACCCGCCGACCACCACGGCATCCCCCACCACCGCCACGCTCCAGCTCAGCCAATACGACCAACCAAGAAAAAACGCCGCACGCGGCCCCAGGTACGCGCCGGCAAAGTCGGCAAAGCTCTTGAAGTTGAGATTGGACAGCAGCAGCTCACCCATGGCGCGCATCACGAAATACACAAACAGCCCGATGATCATGTAGATCAGGATGATCGAGGTGCCCGACAGCGCGATGATCTTGCCGGAGCCCATGAACAGACCGGTGCCGATTGCGCCGCCCATGGCCATCAACTGGATATGGCGGTTGCTCAGGGTGCGTTGCAACGCAGGCTTTTCATAAAGCCTGGACGTGGTTGTTTTCATCACAAAACCTCTTGTTATGTTTTTGAGTTTTGGCAGAAAAAAAGTACAGCGGTCGGCGTTATCAGGCGGTTTTGCTTTCGAAACCGTGCAACACGTTGACGGCATTGATGCCGATCTCATCGACCATGTAGCCACCCTCCATCACGAACAGCGTCGGCACGCCCACGCTGGCGATGATCTCGCCCATGCCGAGGAAGTCGTCGCTGTCGAGCAGAAAGTGGCTAATGGGGTCGTCCTTGAAGGTGTCGACGCCAAGGGAAATCACCAGCACGTCAGGGGCGAAGTGTTTCAGCCGCTGGCACGCGTCGATCAGCGCGGTTTTGTAGCGATCCCAGGCGGTGTTTTTCGGCAACGGATAATTCAGGTTGAAGCCCTCCCCGGCACCGACGCCACGCTCGCTGCCAGCGCCGGAAAAGTACGGGTAGGACACTGCGGGCTCGCCATGCAGCGAGATGAACAGCACATCCGCGCGGTCGTAGAAAATATTCTGCGTGCCGTTGCCGTGATGGAAATCCACATCCAGTACCGCGACGCGCTTGGCGCCCTGGGTGATGGCCT
The genomic region above belongs to Pseudomonas sp. S35 and contains:
- a CDS encoding PIG-L family deacetylase, which translates into the protein MKPASLSEGRRGPAQIWNSAPQLVQVPPISATSLVPAGARVVVIAPHPGDEVLACGGMLQLLSTLEYPLQLISITDGSASHPGSHLWPASRLSVVRPQESAEALRRLGLPMHSLKWIRGGFCDNALAAREPQLSPFIARYLQPGDVVFTTWRNDGNPDHDAVGRASAKACNLVGAQLYELPIWAWHWPAREGALIPWQRARKVRLNTWSVARKLHAVHAFASQLVGDPAIGLPPILAQVLLERIRDPYEIVFA
- a CDS encoding amino acid permease — its product is MKTTTSRLYEKPALQRTLSNRHIQLMAMGGAIGTGLFMGSGKIIALSGTSIILIYMIIGLFVYFVMRAMGELLLSNLNFKSFADFAGAYLGPRAAFFLGWSYWLSWSVAVVGDAVVVGGFFQYWFADVPAWMPAVGMLLTLFALNVLTVRLFGEVEFWFAIIKIIAVVTLIGVSVVLIASSFVSPTGVTASLSHLLDKQAAFPNGLFGFFAGFQMAIFSFAGTELIGTAAAETRAPEKTLPKAINSIPLRIILFYVLALTCIIAVTSWQQVSPSKSPFVELFLVAGFPAAAGIVNFVVLTSAASSANSGVFSASRMLFGLADLGDAPGIFRRLSSSSVPFISLAFTTLLMLLGLVLLFVVPEVMTAFTIVSTVSAILVIFTWSTILASYIAYRKKRPDLHATSLYKMPGGVPMAWFSLAFLVFVLCLLALRPDTRLALCVMPAWFVWLAIAYQIRTQFSGQPSLGDR
- a CDS encoding autotransporter outer membrane beta-barrel domain-containing protein gives rise to the protein MSKRLPPLACLGVAIAATSWLAAWPGSTQACTLTVTPGDDVINCNSGAAGALVDTQGNNSLTFSSGNGSVTGVTYGAGNDLIELNTPDAVIGVGGVSMGDGANIFRLFQGQVQSLVIQGAGADIVQVSGGQARAINQGAGADSAAISGGTILSLAQGDGIDVFTMSAGTITGAFEDGDQALMTGGSIGRVDMKLDNNVFDMRGGTIIGNLVAGFGNDTILVSGTSYIGGNISVSGGTDIIKITGGTVNGQILASFGEDQLEWDGGGEIHSFVLMGGDNDTALLKNLTEALVAPTPLVDGGLGTDILTFDNTKVSTPERYANWETVNLDNNSQLTLGGTFTLGDTGTGTGTLNVHGASALLVSTGVINPFTTGQLATLSNSGLIDMTTASASTTDTLTVNGNYTGTGGQLALQSVLGGDGSPSDKLVVSQGTMQGSTSIRVTNLGGAGAATLQDGIQVVQALNGATSSGTAFSLGAPVSAGAFDYYLFKGGVTAGTAENYYLRSTIPVVPPDPVIIVPLPTPVPGEPPLPTNPGTTPIPIYRPEVPLYAALFPAAQQMVLGMLGTFHQRMGDQRQQQQTGTLPAGWGRVYGSSSRQSFAGTVNPTLDSSVTGFQVGSDVYASAMGDGQQRMGFFVGHSRLKGTVKGFNGGRQGKDAGKTTLRGDSLGVYWTLIGANQAYLDLVLMGTRFNGNNESDRGVKMDTHGHNVTASAEVGWPIPVSSHWVAEPQAQVIVSKTRLDSQNDGVSDVSYDADTSLTTRLGIRLRGNYQVRGMPLQPYVRANVWHNSAGQNTVTFADVTHIDTEQKSTTLDMNVGATLQVATGISLYGEAGYNRNLDSNTFNGRQVTAGLRIEF
- a CDS encoding glycosyltransferase; translation: MIGILIPVHNEQALLAECLDAAIIAAGHPGLLGEAVQILVVLDSCSDGSAAIAQAYPVRHLEVQARNVGHVRGVGARYLLNQGARWISCTDADSRVAPDWLVAQLALNADAVCGTVTVDAWSEGFDPAAQIRYHQDYRAQDGHRHIHGANLGVSAGAYIRAGGFEPLACHEDVQLVRSLERCGASIAWSHAPQVITSARLESRAQGGFGDYLKSLMHAS